One part of the Musa acuminata AAA Group cultivar baxijiao chromosome BXJ1-5, Cavendish_Baxijiao_AAA, whole genome shotgun sequence genome encodes these proteins:
- the LOC135675151 gene encoding uncharacterized protein LOC135675151 isoform X2 — protein sequence MTLFHRVTLSSRSEAMDGPSCPPVRWRCRRESWVDPMEEEAICHTNGGNFPVEVKQTKRNKEADSVGFAQELTMTSNKKCQNEPVIGHQPGTNGESSKFQDRNRVLSTKTAKLQLLEICIANCWNPPSFILSKEDGSDLQKRQVCQEL from the exons ATGACCTTGTTCCACCGAGTAACACTCTCTTCGAGATCGGAAGCAATGGACGGCCCCTCTTGCCCTCCCGTCCGGTGGAGATGCCGCCGAGAAAGCTGGGTTGATCCAATGGAAGAGGAG GCTATTTGTCACACAAATGGAGGAAATTTTCCCGTGGAAGTGAAGCAGACAAAGAGGAATAAAGAAGCAGATTCAGTTGGCTTTGCTCAAGAGTTGACAATGACATCTAATAAGAAGTGCCAAAATGAACCAGTTATAGGGCATCAACCTGGCACAAATGGagaatcaagcaagtttcaagaCAGAAACA GAGTTCTAAGTACAAAAACAGCAAAGCTGCAGCTGCTTGAGATCTGTATTGCAAATTGCTGGAATCCTCCATCATTTATTTTGTCCAAGGAAGATGGATCTGACCTCCAAAAAAGGCAG GTTTGTCAAGAACTTTGA
- the LOC135675151 gene encoding uncharacterized protein LOC135675151 isoform X1: MTLFHRVTLSSRSEAMDGPSCPPVRWRCRRESWVDPMEEEAICHTNGGNFPVEVKQTKRNKEADSVGFAQELTMTSNKKCQNEPVIGHQPGTNGESSKFQDRNRVLSTKTAKLQLLEICIANCWNPPSFILSKEDGSDLQKRFVKNFDD; encoded by the exons ATGACCTTGTTCCACCGAGTAACACTCTCTTCGAGATCGGAAGCAATGGACGGCCCCTCTTGCCCTCCCGTCCGGTGGAGATGCCGCCGAGAAAGCTGGGTTGATCCAATGGAAGAGGAG GCTATTTGTCACACAAATGGAGGAAATTTTCCCGTGGAAGTGAAGCAGACAAAGAGGAATAAAGAAGCAGATTCAGTTGGCTTTGCTCAAGAGTTGACAATGACATCTAATAAGAAGTGCCAAAATGAACCAGTTATAGGGCATCAACCTGGCACAAATGGagaatcaagcaagtttcaagaCAGAAACA GAGTTCTAAGTACAAAAACAGCAAAGCTGCAGCTGCTTGAGATCTGTATTGCAAATTGCTGGAATCCTCCATCATTTATTTTGTCCAAGGAAGATGGATCTGACCTCCAAAAAAG GTTTGTCAAGAACTTTGATGATTAA